One segment of Desulfobacterales bacterium DNA contains the following:
- the fmt gene encoding methionyl-tRNA formyltransferase — MANRLRIIFMGTPGFAVPSLKALLSGPDQVVAVVTRPDRPKGRGKKLTPPPIKELALAAGLPVLQPTRIRGEDFLRKLAAYSPDIIVVTAYGRILPGPLLAMPPLGVINVHGSLLPKYRGAAPIQWALINNETETGVTIIQMDQGLDTGDILLPARIDIAPDDTAGSLAIKLAELGGRTLLKALDLLRAGNLRPRQQDNDLATPAPLLSKKDGLVDWQQPAIAISGLIRGLDPWPTTYTYLNHKRLQLFAPKVVPAPPDTPAPGTLCRADRDGLLIATGQDLLLVRAVQPEGKQRMEADAFLRGHPLEPGTVFGR; from the coding sequence ATGGCCAATAGACTGCGGATCATCTTCATGGGCACCCCCGGGTTTGCCGTGCCCTCTTTAAAGGCCCTGCTCTCCGGGCCGGACCAGGTGGTTGCGGTGGTCACCCGGCCGGACCGCCCCAAGGGCCGCGGCAAAAAGCTGACCCCGCCGCCGATCAAAGAGTTGGCCCTGGCCGCTGGCCTGCCGGTACTCCAGCCCACCAGGATCCGGGGCGAGGATTTTCTCCGGAAACTTGCCGCCTATTCTCCGGATATCATCGTGGTCACCGCCTACGGACGGATCCTGCCCGGCCCGCTGCTGGCCATGCCGCCCCTGGGCGTCATCAATGTCCATGGCTCCCTGCTCCCCAAGTACCGGGGCGCGGCCCCGATCCAGTGGGCCCTGATCAACAACGAGACCGAGACCGGGGTGACGATCATCCAGATGGACCAGGGATTGGATACCGGCGACATCCTGCTGCCGGCCCGGATCGATATCGCGCCGGACGATACCGCCGGCAGTCTGGCAATCAAGCTGGCCGAGTTGGGCGGCAGAACGCTTCTCAAGGCCCTGGACCTGCTCCGGGCCGGCAACCTGCGCCCGCGGCAGCAGGACAACGACCTGGCCACCCCGGCGCCGTTGCTCAGCAAAAAAGACGGCCTGGTTGACTGGCAACAGCCGGCTATTGCGATCAGCGGACTGATCCGCGGCCTTGATCCCTGGCCCACCACCTATACCTATCTCAACCATAAACGGCTCCAGCTCTTTGCCCCCAAGGTGGTCCCGGCACCCCCTGACACTCCGGCGCCGGGCACCCTCTGCCGGGCCGACAGGGACGGACTGCTCATCGCCACCGGCCAGGACCTGTTACTGGTGCGGGCGGTCCAGCCCGAGGGCAAACAGAGGATGGAGGCGGACGCCTTTCT